DNA sequence from the Candidatus Thermoplasmatota archaeon genome:
CATAAAAAACAGAATCGTTTACTAAATGAAAAGATTTATGTTCGGTTATTTCCTTTTTTTGTCTCAATGACTGTCATATACATAAATGACGAATTTCTACCCGAAGAGCAGGCAAAAATTTCTGTTTATGATCACGGCTTGCTCTATGGAGACGGTGTTTTCGAAGGTATAAGAGCTTATAATAAAAGAATATTCAAGCTTGAAGAGCATGTTGATAGACTTTACGAATCTTCAAATGCTATTGATTTGAAAATACCAATGTCAAGGCAGGAGCTCTGCCGGAAAATAATAGAAACATGTAGGAAGAACGAGGTTAAAGATGGCTATATAAGAGTTGTTGTAACTCGCGGCGTTGGCGATTTAGGCTTGGACCCTAGAAAATGCAAAGCTCCAACTATAATAATAATTGCAAAATCAATTGCACTCTATCCGCATAAAGAAGGCTTGACAATGATAACAACTACTATTAGGAGGACACCTCCACAATCACTCAGTCCAAATATAAAATCTCTTAATTATCTAAATAATATACTTGCTAGAATAGAAGCGAACCATGCAGGCGCAGATGAAGCGCTATTCCTTGATACTGATGGCTATGTGAGCGAGGCAAGCGCTGACAATATCTTCTATGTTAAAGGTAATTTAGTCACAACTCCTCCAACAGCAACTAATCTTAAAGGCATAACAAGAGCTACAGTATTAGAGCTTGCAAAAGAGCTTGGCTACGATACGAGAGTGACGCTATTCACGCTATTCGATATTTACAATGCGGATGAGGTTTTCCTTACAGGTACTGCAGCAGAAATAGAGGCTGTGATTAAAATTGATGGCAGAATAATTGGCGAAGGTAAGCCCGGAAAGGTTACAAAGCATCTTATTCAATCTTATAGAGAGCTGGTGAATTCTACAGGAACGCCTATCTACGAATAATTTGAATTTGTGGCTCGTGGCACTACATAAACTTCCGGCATATTTATGAAAATTGAAATTTCACTTGCAGATCTTGAACGAGTGTATGGAAAATATTGGTGGCGTAAGGATCAAGAAGAGCTTTATAACGAGCTTTGTAGAGAGCCTTTTAAATTGCTAGTTTTTACAATACTATCTCAAAACACTTCTAGCGAGAATACTTACAGAGCTTATAAAGGATTGAGTTCTAAGTTTTCAATAGATAGTGCGACTTTAGCTAAAGCTTCTGAGAAAGAGTTAGCAAAATGTATTAAAGCTGGTGGATTGCATAATATTAAAGCAGAGAGAATAAAAGCATGCTCTCAGTACATACTGAATGAGCTTAATGCTGAGTTATCGGAAATTCTCAAACTACCTGTTGATAAAGCTCGTGAAGAACTTCAAAAAATACCAGGCGTAGGCTCTAAAACTGCAGACGTGCTCTTGAGCAATGTTTATACTTCTAAAGAAGCGCTTGTTATAGATACTCATATGAGAAGACTAGCGCTAAGAGTGGGACTTGTTGAAAAGAGCGCAAGCTATGAAAAGATACAGAAAGCGTTAACAGATTCTATACCTTGGAATTCAATACCAAAAGAAAAGCATGAGCGCTACGTGGGCTTACTATGGCTACTCGCCAAACACACTTGCGGAGCTATAAAACCTAAATGTGGCGATTGTAGCTTAAGAAATATGTGCAAGTATGCCTCTAGAGTCGTGCGTGTTTTGTAGGGCGAAATTTGTAGTGGCAAGCTGCAACAGATTGCAAAATTTATAATGTTATAAAGGTTGAAATTTATTTATGTCTATGAGCTACAAAGGAATAGCTAAAAAAGTTCTAGAATTAGCGAAAGCCCACGAGGGCGACGAAATTGAAGTAATAAAAGAAAAGAGCCTTATCGGTATTTTAATGCCTAGGCATGAGTTTAGCGCTGAGAATATAATTACTTTGAAATTACCAAATGGCTACAATATAGGAGTGGAAATTGATAGTGGAACTAAAATAAAGATGATAAAGGAGCGTGAGAAAAAAAAGCCACCACTTAAATCACCTCCTTTAGCTACTGATAAATTAACAATTTCATTACTTTCTACAGGGGGTACAATTGCAAGCTATGTGGATTATCGCACTGGCGCTGTAAAGCCTGCGCTAACAGCTCAAGAACTTGCTTTTGCAGTGCCTGAGCTGACAGAGCTTTACAATATAAGAGCAAAAGTTCTTTTTAGTATTTTCAGTGAAGATATGTGCCCGTTGCATTGGAAAAAGCTAGCCAAAGAAGTAGCAAAAGAACTTAGCGAAGGTAGCGATGCAGTGATTATACCTCACGGTACCGATACTCTTCATTACACCTCAGCAGCTCTATCTTTCATGCTAAGAAATTTGCCCTCGCCAGTCATTTTAGTAGGCTCGCAGAGGAGTAGCGATAGACCGTCTAGCGATGCGGTACTCAATCTTCTAGGAGCAGCGAGACTAGCAACTACAGATCTGGGCGAAGTTGTAGTTGTAATGCACGGCAGTAGGAGCGACGATTTCTTGCTGGTCCATCGAGGTACTAAAGTAAGGAAAATGCATACAAGTGCCAGAGATGCGTTTAAATCGATAAATTGCCAGCCACTTGCAAAAATACAAAATAATGATGTAAAATTTCTTCAGGAATATACTAAAAGGAGCTCAGGTAAATTAGAAATTAACACTAAACTCGAAGAGAGGGTAGCTTTCGTCTATTTCTATCCAGGAATGAGTGAAGAGTATTTTGAGTACTTAGCTAAAAATAACAA
Encoded proteins:
- the ilvE gene encoding branched-chain-amino-acid transaminase, whose protein sequence is MTVIYINDEFLPEEQAKISVYDHGLLYGDGVFEGIRAYNKRIFKLEEHVDRLYESSNAIDLKIPMSRQELCRKIIETCRKNEVKDGYIRVVVTRGVGDLGLDPRKCKAPTIIIIAKSIALYPHKEGLTMITTTIRRTPPQSLSPNIKSLNYLNNILARIEANHAGADEALFLDTDGYVSEASADNIFYVKGNLVTTPPTATNLKGITRATVLELAKELGYDTRVTLFTLFDIYNADEVFLTGTAAEIEAVIKIDGRIIGEGKPGKVTKHLIQSYRELVNSTGTPIYE
- the gatD gene encoding Glu-tRNA(Gln) amidotransferase subunit GatD gives rise to the protein MSYKGIAKKVLELAKAHEGDEIEVIKEKSLIGILMPRHEFSAENIITLKLPNGYNIGVEIDSGTKIKMIKEREKKKPPLKSPPLATDKLTISLLSTGGTIASYVDYRTGAVKPALTAQELAFAVPELTELYNIRAKVLFSIFSEDMCPLHWKKLAKEVAKELSEGSDAVIIPHGTDTLHYTSAALSFMLRNLPSPVILVGSQRSSDRPSSDAVLNLLGAARLATTDLGEVVVVMHGSRSDDFLLVHRGTKVRKMHTSARDAFKSINCQPLAKIQNNDVKFLQEYTKRSSGKLEINTKLEERVAFVYFYPGMSEEYFEYLAKNNKGLVIAGTGLGHVSGELLSTIKKYSFKIPIVMSSQCLAGRVNMNVYSRGRDLLGANVIAAEDMLPEVAYIKLMLVLGKTKKMARIKELMQKNYAGEISERREL